A region of Brevundimonas sp. NIBR10 DNA encodes the following proteins:
- a CDS encoding cation-translocating P-type ATPase, whose translation MTWPGLDKDEADRRLLAAGPNIPSPVHARSLVRILLSTLREPMFLLLVVAAGLYLALGSLAEGLFLTLAALGTISLVVVQQARSESALKALRDLSEPTARVMRSGVACTLAIDRLVQGDILLVSEGQRLPVDGRLVDGDVLSVDESTLSGESAPVIKTVWQATSDHGGSGDSAAHAVFSGTLVVSGQGVVEVLETGARTRLGQIGTSLAAIGPDRTHLERSTGRLVALFGVLAVVLSATVVLAYGLMRGDWIEALLAGTTVAISLIPEEFPTVLAVFMALGAWRLARHQVLVRRGAVIETLGSATLLCVDKTGTLTENRMSVAEVWVEGKGVDASAGPLPPDAGLVLDAAALASASQPTDPMDRAIRERAPSTGGGTLTRAWPLEAKRMAVIQTWRLADGSPAAAAKGAPEAIFSLCRASEKTLAPARDALDAMAARGLRVLGVATVRQADAGFTDPDQALFTFIGLIGFLDPVREDVPGTLQDARRAGISVAMITGDYPATALEIARQAGIDVGPGVMTGDEIAALSPGELSERIRMVRVFARIQPQQKLALVQAFKADGEIVAMTGDGVNDAPALRAADIGIAMGKRGTDVAREAADIVLMDDSFGAIVGGVRLGRRIFANLRKALTFIVAVHVPLAGLALIPILMGAPPLLFPAHVVFLQLVISPVCSLVFEAEPSEADAMKKPPRSDTASLFGPLQIAFGALQGLVILSGVLGFYVWMLAQAPETEARAAAFIALAIANMVLALTDSATSGVSLFDPHRRIFWLICASAATVLAVCVCVPFVEGLFRFATPSGEDLFLAMAVAVVSGGWAGPWRWIMGWARARSTRQQGSQAVLVG comes from the coding sequence GTGACATGGCCCGGTCTCGATAAAGATGAGGCCGACCGACGGCTCCTGGCCGCGGGTCCGAACATTCCTTCGCCTGTGCACGCCCGCAGCCTGGTCAGAATTCTGCTTTCGACCCTGAGAGAACCAATGTTCCTTCTGCTGGTCGTTGCGGCCGGGCTATATCTGGCTCTGGGCAGTCTCGCCGAGGGTCTCTTTCTGACGCTTGCCGCACTCGGAACGATCAGTCTGGTCGTGGTGCAGCAAGCCCGGAGCGAAAGCGCTCTGAAGGCGCTGCGCGACCTGTCCGAGCCGACCGCCCGGGTCATGAGATCCGGTGTCGCGTGCACGCTCGCCATCGACCGGCTGGTTCAGGGCGACATCCTGCTGGTGAGCGAGGGCCAACGGCTGCCCGTCGATGGTCGTCTTGTCGATGGCGACGTGCTGAGCGTCGATGAGTCCACCCTGTCGGGAGAGTCCGCCCCGGTCATCAAGACCGTTTGGCAGGCGACCTCGGATCACGGCGGCAGCGGAGACAGCGCCGCCCACGCCGTCTTTTCCGGCACGCTCGTCGTGTCCGGCCAGGGCGTGGTCGAAGTGCTGGAGACCGGCGCCCGGACGAGATTGGGACAGATCGGAACCTCACTGGCCGCCATTGGGCCTGACCGGACGCATCTGGAGAGATCGACGGGACGCCTGGTCGCCTTGTTCGGCGTTCTGGCGGTTGTGCTCAGCGCCACGGTCGTCCTGGCCTACGGGCTGATGCGGGGCGACTGGATCGAAGCCCTGCTCGCGGGCACTACCGTCGCCATCTCGCTCATTCCCGAAGAGTTCCCGACCGTCCTTGCCGTGTTCATGGCGCTGGGCGCCTGGCGGCTGGCGCGCCATCAGGTTCTGGTACGGCGCGGCGCGGTGATCGAGACTCTGGGATCCGCCACCCTCTTGTGCGTCGACAAGACCGGCACCCTGACGGAGAACCGGATGTCGGTGGCCGAGGTCTGGGTCGAAGGAAAGGGTGTCGACGCCTCGGCCGGCCCTTTGCCGCCCGATGCCGGTCTGGTCCTTGACGCGGCGGCCTTAGCAAGCGCGTCGCAGCCGACCGACCCGATGGACCGCGCCATTCGCGAGCGGGCGCCATCGACGGGCGGCGGGACATTGACCCGGGCCTGGCCGCTTGAAGCCAAGCGGATGGCCGTGATCCAGACATGGCGGCTTGCGGACGGCAGCCCGGCTGCTGCGGCCAAGGGGGCACCGGAGGCGATCTTCAGCCTGTGCAGGGCTTCGGAGAAGACCCTCGCGCCGGCAAGAGACGCTCTTGATGCGATGGCGGCCAGAGGGCTCCGCGTCCTTGGCGTTGCAACGGTCCGTCAGGCCGACGCTGGATTCACCGATCCGGATCAGGCCCTCTTCACCTTCATCGGGCTGATCGGCTTTCTCGATCCGGTGCGAGAGGATGTGCCGGGCACCTTGCAGGATGCGCGTCGCGCCGGAATCAGTGTGGCGATGATCACGGGCGACTACCCCGCCACTGCGCTCGAGATCGCCCGGCAGGCCGGCATCGATGTGGGACCGGGCGTGATGACGGGAGACGAGATCGCGGCTTTGTCGCCCGGCGAACTTTCCGAACGCATCCGCATGGTCCGGGTTTTTGCTCGCATCCAGCCTCAGCAGAAGCTGGCGCTGGTCCAAGCCTTCAAGGCGGATGGCGAGATCGTCGCCATGACAGGAGACGGGGTCAACGACGCGCCCGCGCTCCGGGCGGCCGACATCGGGATTGCCATGGGAAAACGGGGGACGGATGTCGCGCGGGAGGCGGCCGACATCGTCCTGATGGACGACAGTTTCGGTGCCATCGTCGGCGGGGTTCGCCTGGGCCGCCGGATCTTCGCCAATCTTCGCAAGGCGCTGACGTTCATCGTCGCAGTTCATGTGCCGCTGGCCGGACTGGCGCTGATCCCGATCCTGATGGGCGCGCCGCCGCTGCTTTTTCCGGCTCATGTCGTCTTCCTTCAACTGGTGATCAGTCCCGTCTGCTCTCTCGTCTTCGAGGCGGAGCCCAGCGAAGCTGACGCGATGAAGAAGCCGCCCCGTTCCGATACAGCGTCGCTGTTCGGCCCACTTCAGATCGCGTTCGGGGCCCTGCAGGGCCTGGTCATCCTGTCCGGGGTGCTCGGCTTCTATGTCTGGATGCTCGCTCAGGCACCGGAAACGGAGGCTCGCGCCGCGGCCTTCATCGCCCTTGCGATCGCGAACATGGTGCTGGCTCTGACGGACTCGGCCACGTCGGGCGTGTCTCTGTTCGATCCCCACCGCCGGATCTTCTGGCTGATTTGCGCCAGCGCAGCGACCGTTCTTGCGGTCTGCGTCTGCGTTCCCTTCGTCGAGGGACTGTTCCGGTTCGCCACGCCGTCTGGAGAAGACCTCTTCCTGGCGATGGCTGTGGCCGTTGTTAGCGGCGGCTGGGCCGGACCCTGGCGCTGGATCATGGGGTGGGCGAGGGCCAGGTCCACAAGACAGCAAGGGTCGCAAGCCGTTCTGGTCGGTTGA
- the ligA gene encoding protocatechuate 4,5-dioxygenase subunit alpha → MTVYRDRQTDLDALDDIPGTRIFTAARARQGYHLNQFAMSLMVATNRDRFRSDERAYLDQWPMTEAQKQAVLVRDFNRAIELGGNIYFLAKLIFADGISFAQGVSTMTDMSFEDYTAMMIAGGRSPVGLRSIRDNY, encoded by the coding sequence ATGACGGTGTATCGGGATCGGCAGACCGACTTGGACGCCCTCGACGACATTCCCGGTACCCGCATCTTCACCGCGGCCCGGGCGCGACAGGGCTATCACCTCAACCAGTTCGCCATGAGCCTGATGGTGGCGACCAACCGTGACAGGTTCAGATCCGACGAGCGGGCCTATCTCGATCAATGGCCGATGACGGAGGCACAGAAGCAGGCTGTCCTGGTCAGGGACTTCAACCGCGCCATCGAGCTAGGCGGCAACATATACTTCTTGGCGAAACTCATCTTCGCCGACGGCATCAGCTTCGCACAAGGGGTGTCGACGATGACCGACATGAGCTTCGAGGACTATACCGCCATGATGATCGCCGGCGGGCGATCACCGGTGGGGCTGCGATCAATCAGGGACAACTACTGA
- a CDS encoding HAD family phosphatase: MTAASPYRDHAGPRTAIIFDVDGVLLRSPHERAWRDALAGFADPARFTPALYRSEVAGKPRLDGALAALLVLGVPDASERAADYAAHKQARLEAMMAEGRVEAFPDALRLVLALRTRGIPMAAASSSRNATAMMREIRLDDGETLLDALTADVSGRPVSHGKPDPDLFLLAAEALKGRPRHCVVIEDAVVGIEAARRGGMRVIGLARSGEADQLASAGADMVVEDLDEIDVEALANGQLERHAA; this comes from the coding sequence TTGACCGCCGCCAGCCCTTATCGCGACCACGCCGGCCCCAGGACGGCGATCATCTTCGATGTCGATGGCGTGTTGCTGCGTTCGCCGCACGAGCGGGCCTGGCGCGACGCGCTGGCGGGGTTCGCCGATCCGGCGCGATTCACACCAGCGCTTTATCGTTCAGAGGTCGCGGGCAAGCCGAGACTCGACGGTGCGCTTGCGGCGCTTTTGGTCCTGGGCGTGCCGGACGCCAGCGAGCGTGCAGCAGACTACGCCGCTCACAAGCAGGCCCGGCTGGAAGCCATGATGGCGGAGGGAAGGGTCGAGGCCTTTCCAGATGCTCTACGCCTTGTCCTCGCGCTCCGAACGCGCGGCATCCCGATGGCGGCGGCGTCCTCGTCGCGGAATGCGACCGCGATGATGCGCGAAATCCGCCTCGACGACGGCGAAACCTTGCTGGACGCCCTGACCGCCGACGTCTCGGGCCGCCCCGTCTCGCATGGCAAGCCGGATCCCGACCTATTCCTGCTCGCTGCCGAGGCGTTGAAGGGGCGGCCCCGCCATTGCGTCGTGATCGAGGATGCGGTCGTCGGCATCGAGGCGGCCCGTCGGGGCGGAATGCGCGTCATCGGGTTGGCCCGCTCAGGCGAAGCCGATCAGCTGGCTTCGGCGGGCGCGGACATGGTCGTCGAAGATCTGGATGAGATCGACGTCGAGGCCCTCGCGAACGGCCAGCTCGAAAGACATGCCGCATGA
- a CDS encoding YoaK family protein encodes MMHYDHRIRALAVCFSCVAGYVDAVGFLLTGGFFVSFMSGNSTRLGIGVAENTSDAGFAAVLIVTFVVGVMLGTVVGRLAGRHRRPAVLGLVTLLLAAALLLSWTGEGVFIVIPMVLAMGAENTVFAEDGEVRIGLTYMTGTLVKLGKRLTAALLGGDRYGWVPFLLLWTGLLAGAVGGALAYGALGMNALVGAVGIMATLTTITIVLGPDLKPGA; translated from the coding sequence ATGATGCACTATGACCATCGGATCCGCGCACTCGCCGTCTGCTTCTCGTGTGTCGCCGGCTATGTCGATGCCGTAGGCTTTCTGCTGACCGGCGGCTTCTTCGTCTCCTTCATGAGCGGCAACTCGACACGACTGGGGATCGGAGTCGCGGAGAACACCTCTGATGCGGGATTCGCCGCTGTTCTGATCGTCACCTTTGTTGTGGGTGTCATGCTGGGCACCGTCGTCGGACGGTTGGCGGGGCGCCATCGGAGGCCGGCGGTTCTGGGGCTGGTGACACTTCTCCTGGCGGCGGCGCTTCTCCTGAGTTGGACAGGAGAAGGCGTATTCATCGTGATCCCGATGGTGCTCGCCATGGGCGCGGAAAACACGGTGTTTGCGGAGGACGGCGAAGTCAGGATCGGATTGACCTATATGACCGGAACCCTGGTCAAACTGGGGAAACGGCTCACGGCGGCGTTGCTCGGCGGGGACCGCTATGGATGGGTGCCTTTCCTCCTGCTCTGGACGGGATTGCTCGCGGGCGCAGTCGGGGGTGCCCTGGCCTACGGCGCGCTAGGCATGAACGCCCTGGTCGGGGCTGTCGGCATCATGGCGACGCTGACGACCATCACCATCGTCCTCGGCCCCGATCTCAAGCCTGGGGCGTAA
- a CDS encoding nuclear transport factor 2 family protein: MIETLGAEAACTRLIFQFAAANDAGRWEDAAALFVEDGLFARPTAPDQPVVGRTAILAAFQARPPRLTRHLVSNVIVTTESETEAHAHSLIQLYLEGENGQAKPPLIGEFHDRLVFVTAGWRFRERRGALIFRP, from the coding sequence ATGATTGAGACACTGGGGGCTGAAGCCGCTTGCACCCGACTGATCTTTCAGTTTGCGGCTGCGAACGATGCCGGGCGGTGGGAAGACGCTGCCGCCCTGTTCGTTGAGGACGGTCTGTTCGCTCGGCCCACCGCGCCCGACCAGCCAGTCGTGGGTCGGACGGCGATCCTCGCCGCGTTTCAGGCGAGGCCGCCTCGGTTGACACGCCACTTGGTTTCCAACGTCATCGTGACGACCGAGTCCGAGACCGAGGCACATGCCCACAGCCTGATCCAGCTGTATCTGGAGGGCGAGAATGGTCAGGCGAAGCCCCCTCTGATCGGGGAGTTCCACGACAGGCTCGTCTTTGTCACGGCCGGCTGGCGATTTCGCGAGCGCAGAGGCGCGCTCATTTTCCGACCATGA
- a CDS encoding alpha/beta hydrolase — MPISLAAPPLFLPGLLCDERIWAGQLEAFAAFNPVVARYGLSRSLTEMAEVALAAAPPRFSLIGHSMGARVALEIHRRAPERIERLAVLDTGVHPPQPGEAEKRHALLDLGKREGVDRMVDVWLPPMVHPDRQTDPTLIGPLHAMATSMGLSVFEAQIEALLGRPDAAPLLSSIEVPTLVGVGRQDVWSPLAQHQAIAAGIPGATLCVFEDSGHMSPVEAADQVNAALKAWLTAD; from the coding sequence ATGCCCATCTCTTTAGCGGCTCCTCCGCTCTTTCTCCCGGGACTGCTCTGCGACGAGCGTATCTGGGCGGGCCAGCTCGAAGCGTTTGCTGCGTTCAATCCGGTCGTGGCGCGCTATGGATTGAGCCGCTCGCTGACGGAAATGGCCGAGGTCGCCCTGGCCGCCGCGCCGCCCCGCTTTTCTCTGATCGGGCATTCCATGGGGGCCCGCGTTGCCCTTGAAATCCATCGCCGAGCCCCGGAACGGATCGAGCGGCTGGCGGTGCTCGACACGGGAGTTCACCCGCCACAGCCCGGTGAAGCCGAGAAGCGTCACGCCCTCCTCGATCTCGGGAAGCGAGAAGGCGTGGACCGGATGGTCGATGTCTGGCTTCCGCCCATGGTTCACCCCGATCGCCAGACCGACCCGACCTTGATCGGTCCACTGCACGCCATGGCGACGTCGATGGGTCTGTCGGTGTTCGAGGCCCAGATCGAAGCCCTGCTGGGGCGACCGGACGCAGCGCCTCTGCTGTCCTCGATCGAGGTGCCGACGCTTGTCGGAGTTGGGCGTCAGGACGTCTGGAGCCCGCTGGCCCAGCACCAGGCCATCGCCGCCGGTATCCCCGGTGCCACCCTGTGTGTGTTCGAGGATAGCGGCCACATGTCCCCGGTCGAGGCGGCCGATCAGGTCAATGCTGCCCTCAAGGCCTGGTTGACCGCAGACTGA
- a CDS encoding GntR family transcriptional regulator, whose translation MSDKPLATRIRQMILQGQLKPGERLTETGLAERLGVSRTPIRGVLPSLAAEGFLVPVGRRGYAVAAFSDRESFEALELRALLEGQAARMVARNGPSADLLAQLELCLKQGDALFDHSRPDRVDRDAYGEMNERFHTLIVEAAGSPLLESMIERLNHTPFVAPSVPVFNDTEGEATFTLLFRAHGQHHALVEAIRERDGTRAETLFREHAFAQRQSLSARDAGKTSEPSPVRPVSPRRRAPIAQGRRPLTALA comes from the coding sequence ATGTCAGACAAGCCGCTTGCCACGCGAATCCGGCAGATGATCCTTCAGGGTCAACTCAAACCCGGCGAGCGGTTGACGGAGACCGGCCTTGCCGAGCGGCTGGGCGTGTCACGCACGCCGATAAGGGGGGTCCTGCCGTCCCTCGCCGCCGAGGGGTTTCTGGTCCCCGTGGGTCGGCGTGGCTACGCCGTTGCGGCGTTCAGCGACCGTGAAAGCTTTGAGGCCCTCGAACTGCGTGCCCTGCTGGAAGGCCAGGCCGCGCGGATGGTTGCCCGCAACGGCCCGTCAGCAGACCTGCTGGCCCAGCTCGAACTCTGCCTGAAGCAGGGGGATGCACTGTTTGACCATAGCCGACCCGACCGCGTGGACCGCGACGCCTATGGTGAGATGAACGAACGGTTTCACACCTTGATCGTGGAGGCGGCTGGATCACCCCTGCTGGAGTCCATGATCGAGCGGCTGAATCACACCCCGTTCGTGGCCCCCTCGGTGCCGGTCTTCAATGACACCGAGGGCGAAGCGACGTTCACCCTGCTGTTCCGGGCGCACGGGCAACACCATGCCCTGGTCGAGGCCATTCGCGAACGAGACGGTACCCGCGCCGAGACCCTGTTTCGCGAGCATGCCTTCGCCCAGCGCCAGAGCCTGTCGGCGCGAGATGCAGGCAAGACCTCGGAACCGTCGCCCGTCCGCCCGGTGTCGCCACGACGGCGCGCGCCGATCGCCCAGGGTCGCCGCCCGCTGACTGCACTTGCCTGA
- a CDS encoding glycosyl hydrolase family 65 protein has protein sequence MTRNPPPDNEFAPTLDPAWRLEALGYDALRESSRQSRFALSNGFLGVRGERPFIEADRWVSPSRTLVAGLFDTANTPGAVPRLVPAPDWLRVRLISPGGPMTHEPAGDPSHALSLDMQRGLLQTTCHHANADISLRVRELRLVSVSRRSLGLQRLRIDVLEGEGTVSLIAGIGSADPALIAFDEEAGPRVWRTCQSLWRLAMALSNSLTIDGVVQPEGPATTPGGTWTWSAPCGQSVTFTRLVVFGRGGPEVEDLATETKDVCDQVTRLGWRAALAAHEAAWSMRMAASDVVIEGDPAAQQAVRFAVFHLNSAANPDDETVSIAARALTGDDYAGHVFWDTEIFLIPFYCLTWPEAARALLMYRFHTLGEARAKAKRLGWRGALYAWESADTGAEATPDHTVGPDRQVLAILCGMQEQHISADVAWAVWQYWMATGDEAFLQDAGAEIILETARFWESRAALEADGRRHIRGVIGPDEYHETIDDNAFTNGMARWNIERGLEIAGLMQSRWPDHWAELAGRLDLGPDELDCWAEASRTIETGLNPDTGLFEQFEGYNGLETIELNAYAGRSVPMDVVLGRDRTARSQVIKQADVVALLALLPEAYSTGIVETNFDHYEPRCGHGSSLSTAMHGLVAARLGQTERALDLFQRTGTIDLGDDKAAIAGGIHIAAQGGVWMMAVLGFAGVSLRDDGVALSPCIPQEWTALRIPLQWRGRRLSIAIGAGSIRILLESGEPMTVQLRAVRYGLEQGRALVIDLSSGPADAAAAQS, from the coding sequence ATGACGAGGAATCCACCGCCCGACAACGAGTTCGCGCCGACGCTCGACCCGGCCTGGCGTCTCGAGGCCTTGGGTTACGATGCCTTGCGCGAAAGCAGCCGGCAGTCGCGCTTCGCACTCAGCAACGGCTTTCTGGGTGTGCGCGGGGAGCGGCCGTTCATCGAGGCCGACCGCTGGGTTTCGCCGTCGAGGACCCTGGTGGCGGGGCTTTTCGACACGGCCAACACGCCGGGTGCGGTCCCCCGGCTCGTCCCGGCCCCGGACTGGCTCCGGGTTCGGCTGATCTCGCCGGGGGGACCGATGACCCACGAGCCGGCGGGCGATCCATCCCATGCATTGAGCCTCGATATGCAGCGGGGGCTTCTCCAGACGACCTGTCATCACGCCAATGCCGATATCAGCCTGCGGGTTCGTGAACTTCGTCTGGTGTCGGTGAGCCGACGATCCCTGGGTCTGCAGCGGCTGCGGATCGATGTGCTTGAGGGCGAAGGGACCGTCAGCCTCATCGCCGGGATCGGCAGCGCGGATCCGGCCCTGATAGCCTTCGATGAAGAAGCGGGTCCGCGGGTCTGGCGGACCTGCCAATCGCTCTGGCGGCTTGCGATGGCGCTTTCCAATTCACTTACGATCGATGGCGTGGTCCAGCCCGAAGGTCCCGCCACAACGCCGGGCGGGACGTGGACCTGGTCCGCCCCGTGCGGCCAGAGCGTCACCTTCACACGATTGGTCGTTTTCGGCCGGGGCGGCCCTGAGGTGGAGGATCTCGCCACTGAAACCAAGGACGTTTGCGATCAAGTCACGCGGCTGGGCTGGAGGGCCGCGCTGGCGGCCCATGAGGCGGCGTGGTCCATGCGTATGGCGGCCAGCGACGTGGTGATCGAGGGCGACCCGGCGGCACAGCAGGCTGTGCGGTTCGCCGTCTTCCATCTGAACAGCGCCGCCAATCCCGACGACGAGACCGTTTCGATCGCCGCCCGGGCCCTGACCGGCGACGACTACGCCGGTCACGTCTTCTGGGACACCGAAATCTTCCTGATCCCGTTCTACTGCCTGACCTGGCCGGAGGCGGCCCGGGCCCTGCTCATGTACCGGTTTCACACCCTGGGCGAGGCCCGCGCCAAGGCGAAACGGCTCGGATGGCGCGGCGCGCTCTACGCCTGGGAATCCGCCGATACCGGCGCCGAGGCGACGCCGGATCACACCGTCGGCCCCGACCGGCAGGTGCTCGCCATCCTGTGCGGGATGCAGGAACAGCACATCAGCGCCGATGTCGCCTGGGCAGTCTGGCAGTACTGGATGGCGACGGGCGACGAGGCGTTTCTTCAAGACGCCGGCGCCGAGATCATCCTCGAGACGGCCCGGTTCTGGGAAAGTCGCGCTGCCCTGGAAGCGGATGGACGCCGTCACATCCGTGGCGTGATCGGGCCCGACGAGTATCATGAGACGATCGATGACAATGCCTTCACCAATGGAATGGCCCGGTGGAACATCGAGCGAGGGCTGGAGATCGCGGGTCTGATGCAAAGCCGCTGGCCGGATCACTGGGCGGAGTTGGCCGGACGGCTCGACCTCGGACCGGACGAACTGGATTGCTGGGCTGAGGCGTCACGGACCATCGAGACAGGTCTCAATCCCGACACCGGCCTGTTCGAACAGTTCGAGGGCTACAACGGGCTTGAGACCATCGAACTCAATGCCTACGCGGGTCGGTCGGTGCCGATGGATGTCGTGCTCGGGCGCGACCGGACGGCCAGATCGCAGGTCATCAAACAGGCGGACGTGGTCGCCCTTCTGGCGCTTCTGCCGGAGGCTTATTCGACCGGGATCGTCGAGACCAATTTCGACCATTACGAGCCGAGGTGCGGCCATGGCAGCTCTCTGAGCACAGCGATGCACGGCCTGGTCGCTGCGCGGCTGGGGCAGACCGAAAGAGCACTCGACCTGTTCCAGCGAACAGGAACGATCGATCTCGGCGACGACAAGGCCGCGATCGCCGGCGGCATCCACATCGCTGCTCAGGGCGGCGTCTGGATGATGGCGGTGCTGGGCTTCGCAGGCGTGTCTCTGCGGGACGACGGCGTGGCGCTCAGTCCCTGCATCCCGCAGGAATGGACAGCCCTTCGGATTCCATTGCAGTGGCGCGGACGCCGTCTGTCGATCGCTATCGGGGCCGGATCGATCCGAATTCTTCTCGAGTCGGGCGAACCGATGACGGTTCAACTGAGAGCTGTTCGCTACGGGCTGGAGCAGGGACGGGCGCTTGTCATCGACCTGTCGAGCGGGCCGGCCGATGCCGCCGCTGCGCAATCATGA
- a CDS encoding L-lactate dehydrogenase has protein sequence MTSEPVGPAQGRIAIIGAGHVGAAAAYAIMLRALFHEIVLIDSNRALAEAEAADIADANALARPVRVRAGDYADAAGAAIAVITAGGVTHGTQSRLSVAAESAAIVAECVGSLMTAGFHGLIVVSSNPVDLMTFVAVRRSGLKPAQVIGTGTLLDTSRLKQTLSEAVEVSPASIEAFVLGEHGDSEVAAFSTVGIGGQTLQQFCAGSRVLDQAAIARQVRDAGYDIVKGKGYTSWGVATAIVRICEAIIRDERAVLPVSTLLTGQYGLSDVCLSLPCILGAKGVERILTPELDEDETAALAASASILRTALAALTTDAVPLTPQA, from the coding sequence ATGACATCTGAACCGGTCGGTCCTGCCCAAGGCCGCATTGCGATCATCGGCGCGGGCCATGTCGGTGCGGCGGCGGCTTACGCCATCATGCTGCGCGCGCTGTTTCACGAGATCGTCCTCATCGACAGCAATCGCGCCCTGGCCGAAGCAGAGGCCGCAGACATCGCAGACGCCAACGCGCTCGCACGGCCTGTGCGCGTCCGGGCGGGCGACTACGCTGACGCCGCAGGCGCGGCCATTGCCGTCATCACAGCCGGGGGCGTCACACACGGGACTCAGAGCCGCCTGTCGGTGGCCGCCGAAAGCGCCGCGATCGTGGCCGAGTGCGTGGGCTCGCTGATGACCGCAGGCTTTCACGGCCTCATCGTGGTGTCGTCCAACCCGGTCGACCTGATGACATTCGTGGCCGTGCGGCGATCCGGCCTCAAGCCCGCTCAAGTGATTGGAACCGGCACTCTGCTCGACACCAGCCGCCTGAAACAGACTTTGTCCGAGGCGGTGGAGGTATCCCCCGCCTCCATCGAAGCCTTCGTCCTTGGCGAGCACGGAGACAGCGAGGTCGCAGCCTTCTCCACGGTCGGCATCGGCGGACAGACGCTTCAACAGTTCTGCGCTGGTTCACGAGTCCTCGACCAGGCTGCGATCGCGCGACAGGTCCGCGACGCCGGCTATGACATCGTCAAGGGCAAGGGCTACACCTCCTGGGGCGTGGCGACCGCGATCGTTCGCATTTGTGAGGCCATCATTCGCGACGAGCGGGCTGTTCTTCCGGTCTCGACCTTGCTGACCGGGCAATACGGCCTGTCGGATGTCTGCCTGAGCCTGCCCTGCATTCTGGGCGCGAAGGGTGTCGAGAGGATCCTTACTCCGGAACTCGACGAGGATGAGACGGCCGCTCTGGCGGCGTCCGCCAGCATCCTGAGGACAGCCCTCGCCGCCCTGACGACGGACGCCGTCCCCCTTACGCCCCAGGCTTGA
- a CDS encoding aromatic ring-hydroxylating dioxygenase subunit alpha, whose amino-acid sequence MEHPPAPWPRNAWYVACTPDEIAEKPLGRQICGERMVFFRGAEGQVQALEDFCPHRGAPLSLGFVREGHLVCGYHGLTMGCDGRTVSMPGQRVSAFPAIRSYAVIERHGFIWVWPGDQDKADAGALHPLPWAESPDWVYGGGLFHIKCDYRLMIDNLMDLTHETYVHASSIGQKEIDEAPVNTEVSNDEIITSRYMEDITAPPFWAMAMREADLAEDSLVDRWQVCRFSLPSHVMIEVGVALAGQGGKDAPAAVKASSVVVDFITPETETSHWYFWGMARNFKIEDEALTEKIRQGQGAIFSEDLQMLEQQQANLDRHKDRRLLKLNIDAGGVRSRMLIQRAIAAEAATSSDVTEAVV is encoded by the coding sequence ATGGAACATCCGCCCGCCCCCTGGCCCCGAAATGCCTGGTACGTGGCCTGTACTCCCGACGAGATCGCGGAGAAGCCCCTGGGCCGTCAGATCTGCGGAGAGCGGATGGTGTTCTTCCGAGGTGCCGAAGGTCAGGTTCAGGCACTTGAGGACTTCTGCCCCCATCGGGGTGCGCCGCTGTCCCTGGGCTTCGTTCGGGAGGGCCATCTTGTGTGCGGCTATCACGGCCTGACCATGGGCTGCGACGGCCGCACGGTGAGCATGCCGGGTCAGAGGGTCAGCGCATTCCCCGCCATCCGCAGCTATGCCGTGATCGAACGCCACGGATTCATCTGGGTCTGGCCCGGAGATCAGGACAAGGCCGACGCCGGCGCGCTTCATCCCCTGCCCTGGGCCGAAAGTCCTGACTGGGTCTATGGCGGCGGTCTGTTTCACATCAAATGCGATTATCGTCTGATGATCGACAACCTGATGGACCTGACGCACGAGACCTATGTCCATGCGTCCAGCATCGGCCAGAAGGAGATCGACGAGGCACCCGTGAATACCGAGGTGTCGAACGATGAGATCATCACCAGCCGGTACATGGAGGACATCACGGCACCACCGTTCTGGGCGATGGCGATGCGGGAGGCTGATCTGGCTGAGGACAGTCTGGTGGATCGCTGGCAAGTCTGCCGGTTTTCCCTGCCCAGCCATGTGATGATCGAGGTCGGGGTCGCCCTGGCGGGCCAGGGTGGCAAGGACGCACCGGCAGCGGTCAAGGCCTCAAGTGTCGTGGTCGATTTCATCACGCCCGAGACGGAGACGTCGCACTGGTATTTCTGGGGCATGGCCCGGAACTTCAAGATCGAGGATGAAGCCCTGACCGAGAAAATCCGGCAAGGCCAGGGAGCGATCTTCTCGGAAGATTTGCAGATGCTGGAACAACAGCAAGCCAATCTGGACCGTCACAAGGACCGCAGACTGCTCAAGCTCAATATCGATGCGGGCGGAGTGCGATCCAGGATGCTGATACAGCGCGCAATCGCGGCGGAGGCGGCCACGTCTTCGGACGTGACTGAGGCGGTGGTTTGA